From one Streptomyces sp. Q6 genomic stretch:
- the ilvN gene encoding acetolactate synthase small subunit, whose protein sequence is MSTKHTLSVLVENKPGVLARITALFSRRGFNIDSLAVGITEHPDISRITIVVNVEDLPLEQVTKQLNKLVNVLKIVELEQGAAVQRELVLAKVRADNETRSQIVEIVQLFRAKTVDVSPEAVTIEATGSSDKLEAMLKMLEPFGIKELVQSGTIAIGRGSRSITDRSLRALDRSA, encoded by the coding sequence ATGTCCACCAAGCACACGCTCTCCGTCCTCGTCGAGAACAAGCCCGGTGTCCTCGCCCGGATCACCGCCCTGTTCTCGCGCCGCGGCTTCAACATCGACTCGCTCGCCGTCGGCATCACCGAGCACCCCGACATCTCACGCATCACCATCGTCGTGAACGTCGAGGACCTCCCGCTCGAACAGGTCACCAAGCAGCTCAACAAGCTGGTCAACGTCCTGAAGATCGTCGAGCTCGAGCAGGGCGCCGCCGTCCAGCGCGAGCTCGTCCTCGCCAAGGTCCGCGCCGACAACGAGACGCGCTCGCAGATCGTCGAGATCGTCCAGCTGTTCCGCGCCAAGACCGTCGACGTCTCACCCGAGGCCGTCACCATCGAGGCCACCGGATCGAGCGACAAGCTCGAGGCGATGCTCAAGATGCTGGAACCCTTCGGCATCAAGGAGCTCGTCCAGTCCGGGACGATCGCGATCGGCCGCGGCTCCCGCTCCATCACCGACCGGAGCCTGCGCGCCCTCGATCGCAGCGCGTAA